One Acaryochloris thomasi RCC1774 DNA window includes the following coding sequences:
- a CDS encoding DUF3134 domain-containing protein — MKNPSLREQPRSQAAPIMESRKDASILGWLENSGRLMEREPQEKAADDEEMEEINALMSGDSDDFEADDDNSDEDS; from the coding sequence ATGAAAAATCCTTCTCTACGCGAACAGCCTCGGTCACAAGCCGCCCCGATTATGGAATCGCGCAAAGATGCTTCAATTCTTGGCTGGTTAGAGAATTCAGGCCGCTTGATGGAGCGTGAGCCGCAAGAGAAAGCCGCTGATGACGAAGAGATGGAAGAGATTAATGCGCTGATGTCTGGCGATAGTGATGACTTCGAGGCCGATGACGATAACAGCGACGAGGATAGCTAG